A genomic segment from Bradyrhizobium diazoefficiens USDA 110 encodes:
- a CDS encoding ArsR/SmtB family transcription factor produces MDEVFKALADASRRSLLDRLHARNGQTLNELCEGLAMTRQAVTKHLVILEEANLVTAIRHGREKLHYLNPVPIHQIGERWIRKFERGKLAALGELKRQLEKRDE; encoded by the coding sequence ATGGATGAGGTCTTCAAAGCGCTCGCCGACGCGTCACGACGATCGCTGCTCGACAGGCTTCACGCCAGGAACGGCCAGACGCTGAACGAACTCTGCGAAGGCCTCGCGATGACGCGGCAGGCCGTGACCAAGCATCTGGTGATTCTGGAAGAGGCCAACCTGGTCACGGCCATCAGGCATGGCCGCGAGAAGCTGCATTACCTCAATCCGGTGCCGATCCATCAGATCGGCGAACGCTGGATCAGAAAGTTCGAACGCGGCAAGCTCGCCGCGCTCGGCGAGTTGAAACGCCAGTTGGAGAAGCGCGATGAGTAA
- a CDS encoding N-formylglutamate amidohydrolase, translating to MALDTADATDQLLGEGDIPPVHEVNAAGASPFLLTADHYGRVLPRALGDLGVAENELTRHIAWDIGIAGVAERLAEMLDAHLIAQRYSRLVIDCNRPPGAVSSIPVLSEATAIPRNEGISAGERAARRREIFEPYHHRIDATIGRRLHDKRPTVLVSLHSFTSVYAGDERPWHIGALYNRDTVLPQLLIKHLRAESDLVVGDNEPYAVNDLTDYTIPVHGEARGLVNTGIEIRQDLIADQSGQQQWAERLARIFAEIELELRAERVA from the coding sequence ATGGCTTTAGACACAGCCGACGCGACCGATCAACTGCTCGGCGAGGGTGACATTCCGCCAGTGCATGAGGTGAATGCGGCGGGGGCATCGCCCTTTCTGCTCACCGCGGATCACTACGGGCGGGTGCTGCCGCGCGCGCTCGGCGATCTCGGCGTCGCCGAGAACGAGCTGACGCGGCACATCGCCTGGGACATCGGCATTGCCGGCGTCGCCGAGCGGCTGGCAGAAATGCTGGATGCGCACCTGATTGCGCAGCGCTATTCGCGGCTCGTGATCGACTGCAACCGCCCGCCGGGCGCCGTGAGCTCGATTCCCGTGCTGTCCGAGGCAACGGCAATCCCGCGCAATGAGGGCATCTCCGCGGGCGAGCGCGCGGCAAGGCGGCGCGAGATTTTCGAGCCCTATCATCATCGCATCGATGCCACGATCGGCCGCCGCCTGCACGACAAGCGGCCGACGGTGCTGGTGTCGCTGCACAGCTTCACGTCGGTCTATGCCGGTGATGAGCGGCCCTGGCATATCGGCGCGCTCTACAACCGCGACACGGTGCTGCCGCAGCTCCTGATCAAACATCTACGCGCCGAGAGCGATCTCGTCGTCGGCGACAACGAGCCCTATGCGGTCAACGACCTCACCGACTACACCATCCCCGTGCATGGCGAAGCCCGCGGCCTCGTCAACACCGGCATCGAGATCCGCCAGGATCTGATCGCGGACCAGTCCGGCCAGCAGCAATGGGCCGAGCGGCTGGCAAGGATCTTTGCGGAGATCGAGCTGGAGTTGCGCGCGGAGAGGGTGGCATAG
- a CDS encoding transglutaminase family protein, translated as MPLLTIHHKTEYRYNRPVAFGEHRIMLRPRDGHDLRVLDSRLEISPEPMSLHWIHDVFGNSVAIANFDERADALFFDWHVTVEHNPVEEFALTPDDPAYFYPFVYDDEEFPDLVQYITPQYTDPDGEIAEWARGFLDEDAPTPTFKILSGMTHGIRKQFKYRKRHELGTQHPLDTLQSGTGTCRDYALFMIEALRQLGIAARFVSGYIFVPEDIEQRHVGGGSTHAWVQVYLPSAGWIEFDPTNGIVGTRDLIRVAVARDPRQAIPLHGVYIGSGDAFEAMDVNIKVVSDDQEMEAEVL; from the coding sequence ATGCCGCTGCTCACGATTCATCACAAGACCGAATATCGCTATAACCGCCCCGTGGCGTTCGGCGAACACCGGATCATGCTCCGTCCGCGCGACGGGCACGATCTGCGCGTGCTCGACTCCAGGCTCGAAATCTCGCCCGAGCCGATGTCGCTGCACTGGATCCACGACGTGTTCGGCAATTCGGTCGCGATCGCCAATTTCGACGAGCGCGCGGACGCGCTTTTCTTCGACTGGCATGTCACCGTCGAGCACAATCCGGTGGAGGAGTTCGCGCTGACGCCGGACGATCCGGCCTATTTCTATCCCTTCGTCTACGACGACGAGGAATTCCCCGATCTCGTCCAGTACATCACGCCGCAATACACCGATCCCGACGGCGAGATCGCGGAGTGGGCGCGCGGCTTCCTCGACGAGGACGCGCCGACGCCGACCTTCAAGATCTTGAGCGGCATGACGCACGGCATCCGCAAGCAGTTCAAATACCGCAAGCGCCACGAGTTGGGCACGCAGCATCCGCTCGACACTTTGCAGTCGGGCACAGGAACTTGTCGGGACTATGCGCTGTTCATGATTGAGGCGCTGCGCCAGCTCGGCATCGCCGCGCGATTCGTCTCCGGCTACATCTTCGTGCCGGAGGATATCGAGCAGCGGCACGTCGGCGGCGGTTCGACGCACGCCTGGGTGCAGGTCTATTTGCCGAGCGCGGGCTGGATCGAGTTCGATCCGACCAACGGCATCGTCGGCACCCGCGACCTGATCCGGGTCGCGGTCGCCCGCGATCCGCGCCAGGCGATCCCGCTGCACGGCGTCTATATCGGCTCCGGGGATGCCTTCGAAGCCATGGACGTGAACATCAAGGTGGTTTCGGACGACCAGGAGATGGAGGCAGAGGTCTTGTAG
- a CDS encoding DUF2189 domain-containing protein yields the protein MSISGKVDPVVRPVMATDIAEALVEGLRDFQALPLYGLCFGALYAAGGIAIMLCLTAFGMVYLVYPLAAGFALIGPFVAIGLYEVSRRRERGEPVSFGAIWSAIRSRSEIGWMAFVTLFMFVIWMYQVRLLIALLLGLHASFSSLQEFMTVVLTTNEGLLFLAIGNAVGAVLSLILFSLTVVSFPLLLDREVDFVTAMVTSVRAVVTSPLPMIGWAAVIVMLLIVSALPYFLGLIVTLPVLGHATWHLYRRLVAPVP from the coding sequence ATGTCCATCTCGGGCAAGGTCGATCCGGTGGTGCGTCCCGTTATGGCGACCGACATTGCCGAGGCGCTGGTCGAGGGTCTCCGCGATTTCCAGGCGCTGCCGCTCTACGGGCTTTGCTTCGGCGCACTCTATGCCGCCGGCGGCATCGCCATCATGCTCTGCCTCACCGCTTTCGGCATGGTCTACCTGGTCTATCCCCTGGCCGCCGGTTTCGCGCTGATCGGCCCGTTCGTCGCGATCGGTCTCTACGAGGTCAGCCGCCGCCGCGAGCGCGGCGAGCCCGTCTCCTTCGGCGCGATCTGGTCGGCGATACGCTCGCGCAGCGAGATCGGCTGGATGGCGTTCGTCACGCTGTTCATGTTCGTGATCTGGATGTACCAGGTGAGGCTCCTGATCGCGCTGCTGCTCGGCCTGCACGCCTCGTTCTCGAGCCTTCAGGAGTTCATGACGGTGGTGCTGACGACCAATGAGGGTCTGCTGTTCCTCGCCATCGGCAACGCGGTCGGCGCCGTGTTGTCGCTGATCCTGTTCTCGCTCACCGTGGTGTCGTTTCCGTTGCTGCTCGACCGCGAGGTCGATTTCGTCACGGCCATGGTGACGAGCGTGCGCGCGGTCGTGACCAGCCCGCTGCCGATGATCGGTTGGGCGGCCGTGATCGTGATGCTGCTGATCGTCTCCGCGCTGCCTTACTTCCTCGGGCTGATCGTGACGCTGCCGGTGCTCGGCCATGCGACGTGGCATCTCTATCGGCGTCTGGTGGCGCCGGTGCCGTGA
- the dnaG gene encoding DNA primase, whose protein sequence is MRFTPQFLDELRARLSVSEVVGKRVKLKKAGREWKGLSPFQQEKTPSFYVNDQKGFYHDFSSGKHGDIITFVMETDGLPFAEAVERLASMAGLPLPAVTPDAARQEQRRRSLHDVMDLAAKYFAETLASRVGAKARGYLADRAISPATQLQFRLGYASPDRFALKEHLGKLGVSVDDMVETGLLIGGDDIPVPYDRFRDRVMFPITDLRGRVIAFGGRALEKDVPAKYLNSPETPLFHKGDNLYNHQTARKATHDGSTLIVVEGYVDVIAMVTAGFAGSVAPLGTALTENQLALLWKMADEPILCFDGDRAGQKAAYRAADLALPFLSPGKSLRFALLPEGQDPDDLVRSGGRGAMEEVIAAARPLADMLWSRELEGGNFATPERRAALEARIKELAGGIRDEVVRRYYRQDLAERLQRTFAPESGRGGFAGRGNFRPGQGGRPFQPRSGGQANRFGGQGFRGAPGPTPLPSGPYQAASPQLATSPIMKGQRSVISRREALILQCLINHPWLLHEHLEEVAALEFAHPEAHKLRAGIIAAFANDHHHSPDPGELAEKMRADIEKGGFSQLLQRVENGITTAAVWGAREGAARDDVLSTWHQLVALHRQWHSLLRELKDAELALGEDPSEANLAWLRDVKARIGEVDGTEALIEGFGELSGRFQKSV, encoded by the coding sequence ATGCGCTTCACGCCCCAATTCCTCGACGAGCTGCGTGCCCGACTTTCGGTTTCCGAAGTCGTAGGCAAGCGCGTCAAGCTGAAGAAGGCCGGACGGGAGTGGAAGGGGCTGTCGCCGTTCCAGCAGGAGAAGACGCCGTCCTTCTACGTCAACGACCAGAAGGGTTTTTACCACGACTTCTCCTCCGGCAAGCACGGCGACATCATCACCTTCGTGATGGAGACCGACGGCCTGCCGTTCGCAGAGGCGGTCGAGCGGCTTGCGAGCATGGCGGGCCTGCCGCTGCCGGCGGTGACGCCCGATGCGGCGCGCCAGGAGCAGCGGCGCCGCTCGCTGCATGACGTCATGGATCTCGCGGCAAAGTATTTCGCCGAAACGCTGGCTTCGCGCGTCGGCGCCAAGGCGCGCGGCTATCTCGCCGATCGCGCCATCTCGCCGGCGACGCAATTGCAGTTCCGCCTCGGCTATGCCTCGCCCGATCGCTTCGCGCTGAAGGAGCATCTCGGCAAGCTCGGCGTCTCCGTCGACGACATGGTCGAGACCGGCCTGCTGATCGGCGGCGACGATATTCCCGTGCCCTATGACCGTTTCCGCGATCGCGTGATGTTTCCGATCACCGATCTGCGCGGCCGCGTCATCGCCTTCGGCGGACGCGCGCTGGAGAAGGACGTTCCGGCCAAATATCTGAACTCGCCGGAGACGCCGCTCTTCCACAAGGGCGACAATCTCTACAACCACCAGACCGCGCGCAAAGCCACGCATGACGGCAGCACGCTGATCGTGGTCGAAGGCTATGTCGACGTCATCGCGATGGTCACCGCGGGCTTTGCAGGCAGCGTGGCGCCGCTCGGCACCGCGCTCACCGAAAACCAGCTCGCGCTGCTCTGGAAGATGGCGGACGAGCCGATCCTCTGCTTCGACGGCGACAGGGCCGGGCAGAAGGCGGCCTATCGTGCTGCGGACCTCGCGTTGCCATTCCTCAGTCCCGGAAAGAGCCTGCGCTTTGCGCTGCTGCCGGAAGGGCAGGACCCCGACGATCTCGTCCGCTCCGGTGGGCGTGGCGCGATGGAAGAGGTGATCGCGGCGGCGCGTCCGCTCGCCGACATGCTCTGGTCGCGCGAGCTCGAAGGCGGCAATTTTGCAACGCCCGAGCGGCGCGCTGCACTGGAGGCGCGCATCAAGGAGCTCGCGGGCGGCATTCGCGACGAGGTGGTGCGGCGCTATTATCGCCAGGACCTTGCCGAGCGGCTTCAGCGTACGTTTGCGCCCGAGAGCGGCCGCGGCGGCTTTGCCGGCCGTGGCAATTTCCGCCCCGGTCAGGGCGGCCGCCCGTTCCAGCCGCGGAGCGGCGGGCAGGCGAATCGATTCGGCGGCCAGGGGTTCCGCGGCGCGCCCGGCCCCACCCCGCTACCCTCCGGCCCTTACCAGGCGGCGAGCCCCCAGCTCGCGACGAGCCCGATCATGAAGGGCCAGCGCAGCGTCATCTCCCGCAGGGAGGCCCTGATCCTGCAATGCCTGATCAACCACCCCTGGCTGCTGCATGAGCACCTCGAGGAGGTGGCCGCCCTGGAATTCGCCCATCCGGAGGCCCACAAGCTCCGCGCCGGCATTATCGCCGCTTTCGCCAACGACCATCACCACTCGCCGGACCCTGGCGAGCTGGCCGAGAAGATGCGGGCCGACATCGAAAAGGGAGGATTTTCTCAGCTTCTTCAAAGGGTTGAGAATGGCATCACGACCGCGGCGGTGTGGGGCGCGCGGGAAGGCGCGGCACGGGACGACGTTCTCTCCACTTGGCATCAGCTGGTTGCCTTGCATCGGCAATGGCATTCACTACTTAGAGAGCTGAAGGACGCCGAGCTGGCCTTGGGGGAGGACCCCAGCGAGGCCAATTTGGCGTGGCTGCGTGACGTCAAGGCTCGGATAGGCGAAGTCGACGGCACCGAGGCCCTGATCGAGGGTTTTGGCGAGCTGTCGGGCCGGTTCCAGAAGAGCGTGTGA
- a CDS encoding gamma-glutamylcyclotransferase family protein, whose protein sequence is MTSDRLFVYGTLTRGFDHPMARLLAGHAEFLGKATCRGRLFLIKHYPGLLLSDAPSDLVHGELFHMRVPDELLRELDMYEACGEGFPEPTEYLRKLIDVTLPDGTAGKAWTYVYNWPVADLPRIESGRFLEH, encoded by the coding sequence ATGACCTCCGATCGTCTCTTCGTCTATGGCACCCTGACGCGTGGCTTCGACCATCCGATGGCGCGGCTGCTTGCCGGCCACGCGGAATTTCTGGGTAAAGCGACCTGCCGCGGCCGGCTCTTTCTCATCAAGCATTATCCGGGCTTGCTGCTGTCGGATGCGCCGTCCGACCTTGTCCATGGCGAGCTGTTCCACATGCGCGTGCCCGACGAGCTGCTGCGCGAGCTCGACATGTACGAGGCCTGCGGCGAGGGGTTTCCGGAGCCGACCGAATATCTGCGCAAGCTGATCGACGTGACGCTGCCGGACGGCACCGCCGGCAAGGCCTGGACCTATGTCTACAACTGGCCCGTCGCCGATCTGCCCCGCATCGAGTCGGGGCGCTTCCTGGAGCACTAG
- a CDS encoding chlorite dismutase family protein, with translation MFRTFRGGHSGGWRITSISPVTGEPLPFMPALSVTDSEAVSLPLVPSRNAWRLAGVPSSLRYTERAEKQQLVAVQAGLGRLEATSAALIPIRKSQAWWELTQEERRRIFEDRSHHIASSLRFLPAIARQLYHCRDLGGPFDFLTWFEFAPAHASLFEELVAMLRRTEEWTYVEREVDVRVVKEVLSA, from the coding sequence ATGTTCAGGACCTTTCGAGGCGGCCACAGCGGGGGCTGGCGCATTACCTCGATTTCGCCGGTGACGGGCGAGCCCCTGCCCTTCATGCCGGCGCTGTCGGTCACCGACAGCGAGGCGGTCTCGTTGCCGCTGGTGCCCTCGCGCAATGCTTGGCGGCTTGCCGGCGTGCCCAGCAGCTTGCGCTACACCGAGCGCGCCGAGAAGCAGCAGCTCGTGGCCGTGCAGGCCGGGCTCGGCCGGCTCGAGGCAACCAGCGCGGCGCTGATCCCGATCCGCAAGTCGCAGGCCTGGTGGGAGCTGACGCAGGAAGAGCGCCGCAGGATTTTCGAGGACAGATCGCACCACATCGCCAGCAGCCTGCGCTTCCTGCCCGCCATCGCGCGGCAGCTCTATCACTGCCGCGACCTCGGCGGCCCCTTCGACTTCCTGACTTGGTTCGAGTTCGCCCCCGCGCACGCCTCGCTGTTCGAGGAGCTGGTGGCGATGCTCAGGCGCACCGAGGAATGGACTTACGTCGAACGCGAAGTGGACGTGCGCGTGGTCAAGGAAGTGCTGTCGGCCTAA
- a CDS encoding LVIVD repeat-containing protein: MFRCVLTAAGLVFFACGTPAYAQKQTIGAPPEASNMKLVGTNDLQARSAYQPTIHHQGERWIAYIGHHGGTDDVPAPVNPMTGQAEPNGTSIVDVTDPAHPKYLRHLPGQEGKYESGGAQMVRVCDGKSLPKGDPNAVYMLRTFGSEAHEIWNVADPASPVLIARIGGLKDTHKSWWECDTGIAFLVSGAPDWRTRRMTQVYDLSDPAHPQKIRDFGLPGQEPGATGAVPTELHGPISTGPQGNRVFFGYGTNKGGILQIVDRDKLLNGPKEPTPDNLRYPEIARMPMSAFNGAHTTFPMLDMPVAEFSEDKDGRTRDIVMIVDEAILNECGEARQMVWFADVTTETRPMMISSYTVPEASGQFCQRGGRFGSHSSNESMAPVYYKKLAFIAFFNAGVRALDIRDPYHPKEVGYFIPSITSATDKRCIPIEGGERCKVAIQTNNVETDDRGYIYIVDRANTGLHILELTGPARAVAGPPKS; encoded by the coding sequence ATGTTCCGTTGCGTCTTAACTGCCGCGGGCCTCGTCTTCTTCGCTTGCGGCACACCGGCCTACGCGCAGAAGCAGACGATCGGCGCGCCGCCGGAAGCTTCCAACATGAAGCTGGTCGGGACCAACGACCTCCAGGCGCGCAGCGCCTATCAGCCGACCATCCATCATCAGGGCGAGCGCTGGATCGCCTATATCGGCCATCACGGCGGCACCGACGACGTGCCCGCTCCCGTCAATCCGATGACGGGACAGGCGGAGCCGAACGGAACCTCGATCGTCGACGTCACCGATCCCGCGCATCCCAAATATCTGCGTCACCTGCCGGGGCAGGAAGGCAAATATGAATCCGGCGGCGCGCAGATGGTGCGGGTCTGCGACGGCAAGTCGTTGCCGAAGGGCGATCCGAATGCGGTGTACATGCTGCGCACCTTCGGCAGCGAGGCGCATGAGATCTGGAACGTCGCCGATCCCGCCAGCCCTGTGCTGATCGCGCGCATTGGCGGCTTGAAGGACACGCACAAGAGCTGGTGGGAATGCGACACCGGTATCGCCTTTCTCGTTTCGGGCGCGCCGGACTGGCGCACGCGGCGCATGACGCAGGTCTATGACCTCTCCGATCCCGCGCATCCGCAGAAGATCCGCGACTTCGGCCTGCCCGGTCAGGAGCCCGGCGCCACCGGCGCGGTACCGACCGAACTGCACGGGCCGATCTCGACCGGGCCCCAAGGCAATCGCGTCTTTTTCGGGTACGGCACCAACAAGGGCGGCATCCTTCAGATCGTCGATCGTGACAAGCTCCTGAACGGGCCGAAGGAGCCGACGCCGGACAATCTGCGCTATCCCGAGATTGCGCGGATGCCGATGTCCGCCTTCAACGGCGCGCACACGACGTTCCCGATGCTCGACATGCCCGTTGCGGAATTTTCCGAGGACAAGGACGGCAGGACCCGCGACATCGTGATGATCGTGGACGAGGCGATCCTCAACGAATGCGGCGAGGCGCGGCAGATGGTGTGGTTCGCGGACGTCACCACCGAGACGCGGCCGATGATGATCTCGAGCTATACCGTGCCGGAGGCGAGCGGACAGTTCTGCCAGCGCGGCGGCCGCTTCGGCTCGCACTCCTCGAACGAGAGCATGGCGCCGGTCTACTACAAGAAGCTGGCTTTCATCGCCTTCTTCAATGCCGGCGTGCGCGCGCTCGACATCCGCGACCCCTATCACCCCAAGGAGGTCGGCTATTTCATTCCGTCGATCACGAGCGCGACCGACAAGCGCTGCATCCCGATCGAAGGCGGCGAACGCTGCAAGGTCGCGATCCAGACCAACAATGTGGAGACGGATGATCGCGGCTACATCTACATCGTCGACCGCGCCAACACCGGCCTGCATATCCTCGAACTGACCGGTCCCGCGCGCGCCGTCGCCGGCCCGCCGAAGAGCTGA
- a CDS encoding SRPBCC family protein, with protein MNLDQFKPLTVYTIYIASTPEKVWEALTSAEFSRQYFFGNAVEVEPRLGGAFVVRTPDGALHISGEVLAYDPPRKLSVTFNVNWPDLIEKLGPTLVTYEIEEVGDAVRLTMSEGHDRPLSDDILSGGRQGWPAILSSLKSMLETGKPLVVKMGPPQRMLDALKAMGIKTP; from the coding sequence ATGAACCTCGATCAATTCAAGCCGCTCACCGTCTATACCATCTACATCGCCTCCACACCGGAGAAGGTGTGGGAGGCGCTGACCTCGGCCGAGTTCAGCCGGCAGTATTTCTTCGGCAACGCCGTGGAGGTCGAGCCGCGGCTCGGCGGCGCGTTCGTCGTGCGCACGCCCGACGGCGCCCTGCACATCAGCGGCGAGGTCCTCGCTTACGATCCGCCGCGAAAGCTCTCGGTCACCTTCAACGTCAACTGGCCGGATCTGATCGAGAAGCTCGGCCCGACCCTCGTCACCTACGAGATCGAAGAGGTCGGCGACGCGGTCCGTCTCACCATGAGCGAAGGCCATGACCGGCCGCTCAGCGACGACATCCTCTCCGGCGGACGGCAGGGCTGGCCCGCCATCCTCTCCAGCCTCAAGAGCATGCTCGAGACCGGCAAGCCGCTGGTGGTGAAGATGGGCCCGCCGCAGCGGATGCTGGATGCCCTGAAGGCGATGGGGATCAAGACGCCGTAG
- a CDS encoding SRPBCC family protein has protein sequence MSKPQFVYVSYIETSPEKLWEALTSSEFTRQYWFGAEIRSDWKVGSPFALLLDGEITDSGEILEADPPRRLSYSFKHQKYEELRGEPISRVVFTIEPFGSLVRLTVLHDGFVEGGKYLGAVSNGWPAILSGLKSLLERGKVLAIPRAALNKGFDAK, from the coding sequence ATGAGTAAGCCGCAATTCGTCTATGTGAGCTATATCGAGACCTCGCCGGAAAAGCTGTGGGAGGCGCTGACGTCGAGCGAGTTCACCAGGCAATACTGGTTCGGCGCCGAGATCCGTTCCGACTGGAAGGTCGGCTCGCCCTTCGCGCTTCTGCTGGACGGCGAAATCACCGATTCCGGCGAGATCCTCGAGGCCGATCCGCCGCGGCGCCTGTCCTACAGCTTCAAGCACCAGAAATACGAAGAGCTCCGCGGCGAGCCGATCTCGCGCGTCGTCTTCACCATCGAACCGTTCGGCTCGCTCGTGCGTTTGACCGTGCTGCATGACGGCTTCGTCGAGGGCGGCAAATATCTCGGCGCCGTCTCCAATGGCTGGCCGGCGATCCTGTCAGGCCTCAAGAGCCTGTTGGAGCGAGGCAAGGTGCTCGCCATTCCCCGCGCAGCCCTCAACAAGGGATTCGACGCAAAATGA
- a CDS encoding DUF3592 domain-containing protein, with protein sequence MPALPPLVYAMLLAPLALILIAAVVKTWQAREARSWPQAPGKVVTSVAEVREVRVSDDEREDGYRMENRNFANVTYEYSVGGRKLRCNRISIGEDLGNFQVAEKLAKYPAGSIVTVYYNSRHPDQAVLERDLPKGLWGCLGIGTVIVLAIVFGSAFGLNQSYQYLAHHVARPDLAGLVVAFGAFGLVIALMAWAVQRQASMATRWPTVPGTIKLSGIEEYHQASEPGERRGTEMFGKRVTYTYLYQNVSYTNECARVAAGTPSASDEMLRKLMSRYQDGATVEVRVNPDNPAEATLDARGDGRIAYVLWGIAAIFAALAVFVATRGG encoded by the coding sequence GTGCCTGCTCTGCCCCCGCTCGTTTACGCGATGCTGCTTGCGCCGCTCGCGCTGATCCTGATTGCCGCCGTCGTGAAGACCTGGCAGGCGCGCGAGGCGCGGAGCTGGCCGCAGGCACCCGGCAAGGTGGTTACATCAGTTGCCGAGGTGCGCGAGGTCAGGGTGTCAGACGACGAGCGCGAAGACGGCTATCGGATGGAGAACCGCAACTTCGCCAACGTGACCTACGAATATTCGGTCGGCGGCCGCAAGCTGCGCTGCAACCGCATTTCGATCGGCGAAGACCTCGGCAATTTCCAGGTCGCCGAGAAGCTCGCGAAATATCCCGCCGGCAGCATCGTCACCGTCTACTACAATTCGCGCCATCCCGATCAGGCCGTGCTGGAGCGCGATCTGCCCAAAGGCCTGTGGGGCTGTCTCGGCATCGGCACGGTGATCGTGCTCGCCATCGTGTTCGGCTCGGCCTTCGGTCTCAACCAGAGTTACCAATATCTCGCCCATCACGTCGCACGGCCCGATCTCGCGGGCCTGGTCGTCGCCTTCGGTGCGTTCGGCCTCGTCATCGCGCTGATGGCGTGGGCCGTGCAGCGGCAGGCCTCGATGGCGACGCGGTGGCCGACCGTGCCGGGCACGATCAAGCTGTCGGGAATCGAGGAATATCACCAGGCGAGCGAGCCGGGCGAGCGCCGCGGCACCGAGATGTTCGGCAAGCGCGTGACCTACACCTACCTCTATCAGAACGTCAGCTACACCAATGAATGCGCGCGCGTCGCGGCAGGAACGCCGTCGGCGTCTGACGAGATGCTGCGAAAGCTGATGTCACGCTATCAGGACGGCGCGACCGTCGAGGTCCGCGTCAACCCCGACAACCCGGCCGAGGCCACGCTCGACGCCCGCGGCGACGGCCGCATCGCCTACGTGCTGTGGGGCATCGCCGCGATCTTTGCCGCGCTCGCGGTGTTCGTGGCAACGCGTGGCGGCTGA
- a CDS encoding LysE family translocator, with product MSMQAYLAFVAACIALALLPGPIVTLVIANGLRHGTRAALTNVLGAQAGLAIVIGIVAIGLTSLMATMGYWFDWVRFAGAAYLVWLGIKLIWAPVEGVNVDQPPPPPRGGFFLQGFLVLLSNPKVLVFFGAFIPQFMDMNRDHFPQVALLGATFMVTAAMTDALYAIAAGRARKFFSARRTRMMSRISGGFMIGGGIWLALTRAK from the coding sequence ATGTCCATGCAAGCCTATCTCGCCTTTGTCGCCGCCTGCATTGCGCTGGCGCTGCTGCCGGGTCCTATCGTCACCCTCGTCATCGCCAACGGCCTGCGTCACGGCACGCGTGCGGCGTTGACCAATGTCCTTGGCGCGCAGGCCGGGCTCGCCATCGTCATCGGCATCGTTGCGATCGGCCTGACGTCGCTGATGGCGACCATGGGCTACTGGTTCGACTGGGTGCGCTTTGCCGGCGCCGCCTACCTGGTCTGGCTCGGCATCAAGCTGATCTGGGCGCCGGTCGAGGGCGTCAATGTCGACCAGCCGCCTCCGCCGCCGCGCGGCGGGTTCTTCCTGCAAGGTTTCCTGGTGTTGCTATCGAACCCGAAGGTGCTGGTGTTCTTCGGTGCCTTCATCCCGCAGTTCATGGACATGAACCGCGACCACTTCCCGCAAGTCGCACTGCTCGGCGCAACTTTCATGGTCACCGCGGCGATGACGGACGCACTCTACGCGATTGCAGCCGGCCGCGCGCGAAAATTCTTCTCGGCCCGCCGCACGCGGATGATGTCGCGCATCTCCGGCGGCTTCATGATCGGCGGCGGCATCTGGCTGGCGCTGACCAGGGCGAAATAA